In Polaromonas sp. JS666, one genomic interval encodes:
- the yidD gene encoding membrane protein insertion efficiency factor YidD, which translates to MPQTVLIGLVKAYRLLLSPWLGSACRFEPSCSAYSLQALQQHGAARGSYLTLRRLARCHPWCDGGLDPVPPAGSAFLFTRLVTPVTSTPSKKTPS; encoded by the coding sequence TTGCCGCAAACCGTGTTGATCGGCCTGGTCAAAGCCTACCGTCTGCTGCTCAGCCCCTGGCTGGGCTCCGCCTGCCGGTTTGAGCCGAGCTGCTCGGCCTATTCCCTGCAGGCCTTGCAGCAGCACGGCGCGGCCCGCGGAAGCTACCTCACACTGCGCCGCCTGGCGCGCTGCCATCCCTGGTGCGACGGCGGGCTCGATCCCGTGCCGCCAGCGGGCTCGGCGTTTTTGTTCACCCGACTGGTCACACCCGTGACTTCCACTCCTTCTAAAAAGACGCCGTCATGA